In Edaphobacter aggregans, the sequence GGAGATGTCGGCTACGAGGTCGTCGCCATCTTTAATATTGCGGCCGTCAATCGAGACAATGACGTCACCAGGTTGAAGGCCAGCTTTAGCAGCGCCGCCGTTAGGAGTGACGGTGGAGACCATGACTCCGTTGGTGAAGCCGTACATACGGCCGACCGCGGAGCTGAGGGCAGGCTGGAAGCTGATGCCGATGGAGCCGCGAACGACCTTGTGCTCGGGCCCGATGAGCATGTTGTAAACAGAGGCGATGGTGTTGGCCGGCATGGCGAAGCCGACACCCTGCGAGCCCATGGACTGGGTGTAGATGGCGGTGTTCATGCCGACGACGTTACCGGCCATATCCACGAGCGGCCCGCCGGAGTTGCCGGGGTTGATGGCGGCGTCGGTCTGGATGAAGCGCTGGAACTGGCTCTGCGAGACGCCGTTGGGGCCGGGTTCATCGATGGAGCGGTTTTTGGCGGAGATGATGCCGGCGGTGACGGTCTTGGAGAGGGCGAAGGGGCTGCCGATGGCGAGGACCCAGTCACCGACCTGTGCGCTGTCGGAGTTGCCGAGCTTGACGGTGGGCAGGGGTTCCTTGGAGTCGATCTTGATGACGGCGATATCGGTGTCTTTGTCGACGCCGACTACGTGGGCCGGACGGCCTTCTTCGCCTGGCGCGCCACCGTCAGGATCGGTGGAGAGGCGGACGAAGATCTTGTCGGCCTTATCGACGACGTGATTGTTGGTGATGATGTAGCCGCGCGAGTCAACGATGAAGCCGGAGCCGAGGGCTTTGCGCTCGCCCCCGAAGCCGCCGTCGTCGTCACCGTCGCCACCCTGGCCGCCGAAGAAGCGATTGAAAAAGTCCTGCATGTCGCCGGGCTGCTGCTGGTCGTCATCGTTCCCGCCCTGCGGAGCGCGCTGACCGCGATGGTTTTTCTTGACGGCGGACTGCTTGGGCAGGGAGTCGGTGGTGATGTTGACCACGGCGGGACCGACCTGTTTGACGATCTGCGAAAAACCATTCGAAAGAGTGACGGGCGAAGGGATAACGAGAGGCTTTGCGTCGGATGAGTCGACTGTGGCCTGTTCCTTGCCGCTGACGCCGTGGGTGAGAACGGAGCCGACGAGTATGCCGACAGAGAGCGTCGCGAGCAAGGTGAAGGTGGTAGCAAGGCGGCGGCCGCGGATGCGATCCAGCAGGCTCGGAGAAGTGCGTATCGGTGTATCCATTGGCGGGTTCTTACCTCATTCTTGCGTTACGGTGCGCCGGTGCCAGAAAGGCTCGGCGAAACCTTAAGTATAGTTGCATTTCAGTTTCCGCGGCTTTACTCGCCTGTACGTTCTGTATATAGAGAGGCGATTGACGCCTTTCGGTTGTTTAGACGCGAATCTCTGACAAAAGTGACAGATCAGACGGGGTGGGTGGGGAGTTCCGATGGTGTTGCAGTGAGTTCGGTTATGGCGATTCCGGTGAGGATGAGAGCGGCTCCGATGAGAGCTCGTTGGCCTAGATGCTCGTGGAGGAAGAGGACGGAGGTCAGGGCAGCGAAGACGGGTTCGAGGGTGAGGAGTAGTGCCGTGTGGGTCGGCGGGAGGTGCTGCTGGGCCCAGCTTTGGATGGTGAAGGCGGCGGCGGTGGCTACGAGGCTGGTGATTCCGAGGGCGATCAGAAGGCGGAGCGTGATGGTGAGGTGAGGCTTGCCTCCGAGGGGGAGGGTGACGGCCATGATGACGGCGGCGGTGCCGATCTGGAGTGTGGCCAGTTGAGCGGTGGGAACTTTGTGCGAGGTGTGGGCAAGAGAGAGAAGGTGTCCGGCGAAGGCTATGGCGCAGACGAGGGTGAGGATGTCGCCGATGCCTATGCTGGAGAAGAGATTTTGCCATGTGGTCCCGGCTGGAGTGGTGAGGAACAGGAGGCCAGAGAAGGCCAGGAGCGCTCCGATGGCGGTGGTCCATCGGGGGGCGTGGGCGTTGGCGGGGCGCAGGATGGGGACGATGGTGAACAAGGGGACGAAGACGACGACCAGGCCGGTGATGAAAGCGGATTTGGCGGCGGTGGTGCGGGCGAGGCCAGCGGTTTGAAATTGGTATCCGGCGGCGAGGAAGAGGCCGACGATCAGCCCCGAGATGAGGGATGTGCGGTTAATGTTTCGCAGGTGGCGGTGATTGATGATGACCAGCGCGATGGTGGCGAGGGTCATGCGGAGGAGATTGAAGAGGAGCGGGGAGGCGTCGTTGAGAGCGTCCTTGACGAGGACGAAGGTGACTCCCCAGACGGCGACGACTCCCAGGAGGAGGATGTGTGCGAGGGTAGATGGGCTTAGGCTGCGCGGCAAATTATTTGCTCAGCGGTGGGGTTTTCGGGTTGGTGTAGACGGTTTCGCCGTTGACGATGGTGCGGAGGACTTGGGTGTGCAGGAGTTCCTGTGGGGTGGCTTTGGTGATGTCGCGGTCGAGAATGACGAGGTCGGCTAGATAGCCGGGTTCGAGGCGGCCTTTGAATTTCTCGGCGTTTTGAGCGTAGGCGGAGGCTTGCGTGTAGGCGTAGAGGGCTTCGTTGAGGGTGATTTTTTCCTGGGGCTGGTAGGTTTTGGTGCCGGCTTCGTTCTGGCGGGTGACGGCGGCGTACAGGCCGCGGAAGGGGTTGATGGATTCGACGGGGTAGTCGGTGCCGAAGGCGAGGACGACATTGTGGTCGAGGAAGGAGCGCCAGGCGTAGGAGTATTTGACGCGCTCGGGGCCCAGGCGGGCTTCGGCCCAGTTCATGTCGGTGAGGAGGTGTGAGGGCTGCATGGAGGCGATGACGTGGAGTTTTGCGAAGCGGTCGAAGGCCCCGGGGGAGACGACCTGGGCGTGCTCGATGCGGAAGCGGGGAATGACGGTCAATTGGTCGAAAACGTTGTGGGGGCTGCGAAGAGCCTGCTCGAAGGCGTCGAGGGCCATGTCGTTGGCGCGGTCGCCTATGGCATGGAAACCGAGTTGGAAACCGACCTCGGCACGTTCTTTGGCCATGGCGTTAAGCTTTGTCTGGTCGTAACGGGGGATGCCGGAATTGCCTGGGTCGTCCGAGTAGGGGGCATTGAGGGCGGCGGTGCGGGAGCCGAGGGAGCCGTCCATGAAGCCCTTGAGCATGGTGGTGTGGAGGAAGGCATCACTCTGCGGGTGGGAGGCCTGGCGCTGCTTCAAGGTGTCAACTGGGGTGTCGAAGGCAAGCCATTCGGCTACGCGGAGGTGGAGGTTGCCGGATTTTTCGAGGTCTTCGAGGGCCTGGAAGTCTTCCCAGTCGGAGAAGTCCTGGACGGAGGTGACGCCGTGAGCGAGAGCGTCGGCCATGGCGACTTCGAGGGCTCGGGTGCGCTCGTCGCGGGTAGGGGGCGGGACGACTTTGTAGATGAGCGCGAGAGCTGGACGTTCGCGGATGATTCCGGTGGGGTTGCCGTTGGCATCGCGGTCGATCTTTGCGCCTTCGGGATCGGGGGTGGCGGCGGTGATGTTGGCGGCCGCGAGGGCTGCCGTGTTGACGACGGCAATGTGGCCGTCGGTGCGGCCCAGGATGGCGGGATGGCCAGCGGTGACGGCGTCGATGTCTTGACGGGTGGGGAGGGTTTTTCCAGGCCAGATGGTGTGGTCCCAGCCTCCGCCTTGTAGCCATGTGCCGGGCTGGGCGGTGGTGGCGAATGTTTTGATGCGCTGCTGCATCTCGGCCAGGTTGGCTACGTGGTCCAGGTCGATGGTGAGTTTTTGCTGGCCAGCCGACGCGATGTGCGTGTGTGCGTCGTTGAAGCCGGGCATGACGAAGGCGCCGTTTAGGTCGATGATTTTTGTTTGCGGACCTTTGAGCTTTAGGAGGTCTGCGTCGGTGCCGGCGGCGAGGATCTTGCCGTTTGCTATGGCGATTGCGGTG encodes:
- a CDS encoding trypsin-like peptidase domain-containing protein encodes the protein MDTPIRTSPSLLDRIRGRRLATTFTLLATLSVGILVGSVLTHGVSGKEQATVDSSDAKPLVIPSPVTLSNGFSQIVKQVGPAVVNITTDSLPKQSAVKKNHRGQRAPQGGNDDDQQQPGDMQDFFNRFFGGQGGDGDDDGGFGGERKALGSGFIVDSRGYIITNNHVVDKADKIFVRLSTDPDGGAPGEEGRPAHVVGVDKDTDIAVIKIDSKEPLPTVKLGNSDSAQVGDWVLAIGSPFALSKTVTAGIISAKNRSIDEPGPNGVSQSQFQRFIQTDAAINPGNSGGPLVDMAGNVVGMNTAIYTQSMGSQGVGFAMPANTIASVYNMLIGPEHKVVRGSIGISFQPALSSAVGRMYGFTNGVMVSTVTPNGGAAKAGLQPGDVIVSIDGRNIKDGDDLVADISARHVGTMVKLGYLRNGKQETANVAIGDRAKTYSDLAGDNDDNAAPQEEDAGQNKLGITVSAVPPQIATKTGTKGGVLVTTVRPGSFADEINLVKGAIITEINKKPVTNEADYKAIVSALKSKDDVVFVVHYPQQKNSGNSYVGGTLP
- a CDS encoding DMT family transporter produces the protein MPRSLSPSTLAHILLLGVVAVWGVTFVLVKDALNDASPLLFNLLRMTLATIALVIINHRHLRNINRTSLISGLIVGLFLAAGYQFQTAGLARTTAAKSAFITGLVVVFVPLFTIVPILRPANAHAPRWTTAIGALLAFSGLLFLTTPAGTTWQNLFSSIGIGDILTLVCAIAFAGHLLSLAHTSHKVPTAQLATLQIGTAAVIMAVTLPLGGKPHLTITLRLLIALGITSLVATAAAFTIQSWAQQHLPPTHTALLLTLEPVFAALTSVLFLHEHLGQRALIGAALILTGIAITELTATPSELPTHPV
- a CDS encoding amidohydrolase, with amino-acid sequence MNPRILTTLLLLALAAPTLAQTTPPGTIYIHGNIVTGTHLRQQDTSPTPAHVTAIAIANGKILAAGTDADLLKLKGPQTKIIDLNGAFVMPGFNDAHTHIASAGQQKLTIDLDHVANLAEMQQRIKTFATTAQPGTWLQGGGWDHTIWPGKTLPTRQDIDAVTAGHPAILGRTDGHIAVVNTAALAAANITAATPDPEGAKIDRDANGNPTGIIRERPALALIYKVVPPPTRDERTRALEVAMADALAHGVTSVQDFSDWEDFQALEDLEKSGNLHLRVAEWLAFDTPVDTLKQRQASHPQSDAFLHTTMLKGFMDGSLGSRTAALNAPYSDDPGNSGIPRYDQTKLNAMAKERAEVGFQLGFHAIGDRANDMALDAFEQALRSPHNVFDQLTVIPRFRIEHAQVVSPGAFDRFAKLHVIASMQPSHLLTDMNWAEARLGPERVKYSYAWRSFLDHNVVLAFGTDYPVESINPFRGLYAAVTRQNEAGTKTYQPQEKITLNEALYAYTQASAYAQNAEKFKGRLEPGYLADLVILDRDITKATPQELLHTQVLRTIVNGETVYTNPKTPPLSK